In Heteronotia binoei isolate CCM8104 ecotype False Entrance Well chromosome 5, APGP_CSIRO_Hbin_v1, whole genome shotgun sequence, the DNA window GAGGCCACCCCCCCTTCCGCCCCCCAAGAGCGGCTCAAAGTCGCTGCTGCTCAGCAAGGGATGGAATCCAGCCACGTTCGGGAGGGGCAAAGGCCGGGACCCTGGAGGCTGcctccgtgcccccccccccaagagcggCCGAAAGTCATTCCTGCCACCGCCCAGCAAGGGATGGCTGAGCCAGGTTTGGGTTGACTCTGTGGGGGGGTATCCACCCCCAACCCTGCTGTGAAGTGGCACCCCAGCCGGCCACCTACTTTGCCaactcccacatgccagccctgcACAGCAGGAGAGAAAGGACTGTAGCCACCTTCCATCTCCTGAAGAGGCAAGCGAGCAACTCCTTCCCAAAGCAAAGTCCTTTCTAGCCTCTTGAGGGAGGAAAGTGTCTGccagagaaacacacacacagaacaccGAGGGTCACCTGTCCATTCAGTGTGCTCTAATGCTTGGGTTTCTCCAAGGACAGCCAACACCATCTCCCCCTGTCCCCAGGGAAGAGGACTGACAAGGATGATAACCCTCTGCTGCTCTAAGGATCTGCCAGACTAACTTCCCCGCACTTACATTACATCACCTTGGTGATATCTGCTCACTTGCTCTGTGTTGTGCATATTGCAGGTGATTTTTGGAGGATGGAAGAGAGCACTCTTCTGGGGCCGTATGGATTTTTTTGACACTGCATGTTCCTCTGGTTGGGCTTCCAGAGAGCCTTACTGTACTGTAGCTCATTAATGACCTTAAGGCCTGATTAGCCAGTCTTCTGGCTCTCTCTTGCTGACAATAAGATACCTTTCTTTTCAAGGAGGCAGGTTGACTCTGGGATTTTGGGAAAGGCAGAAATGTCTGGATGATTCAGAAATGATTGTGAATTATACAGTAGATAGGTTTGGCTAACGTCAGAGAACatctcaaaaataacaggaaaatGGCTCTGACCTTGAGATGGGTGGCCCTGCATTGCAGGGTTGGTTTTCTCATTGGTCATTAACTGCCCTGCTAAGAACTGGCACCTTTTCCAAAAACCATGGGAGTCCCCATTGAATGGGGGGATCACTTGGTGAGTTCCtgacttctccccctccccagaaaacATGTAATTTTgggaggctgaaaaccagctccttctggctctgctcacaactggaaggaaactctcagtgaacataagaacataagagaagccatgttggatcaggccaacggcccatcaagtccaacactctgtgtcacacagtggcaaaaaatgttatatacaaacatgcactgtggctaatagccactgatggacctgtgctccatatttttatctaaacccctcttgaaggtggctatacttgtggccgccaccacctcctgtggcagtgaattccacatgttaatcaccctttgggtgaagaagtacttccttttatccgttttaaccttcaGTGCAGTTGAAGGAGTGGATATTTAACTTCTCATTTAATTGTCAATGCAGAGAATCAAAAGAGCTGCATGACAAGTCAAATGGAAACAGTGGGGGAACAATTATTTTCCACTAAGGACATATGAGGACAGATAGGAAGAATATAAATAACAGCTCTGTGGGAAGGCATGACAGGGATAACATGTGACCAGCGTCTCAGTTTGGGAGAAAAGCTGATCAAAGAAATGTGTGCCAATTCATGAGTGGTGACGTGGCTTCTTGCAAAGCTGCTGATTTAAACTCTTGCTCTATTCCAGCAGCAGATGTACAAGAGACAGCtgaggaattccaggagttctctcaccaatgttattcaatatctatatgcgccctcttgcccagattgccaggagatacggacttgggtgccatcaatatgcagatgacacccaactctatctgctgatggacggccggcctgactgcgtccctgagaatttagaccgggccttgcaggatatggcaacttggttgaggaggagcgggctgaaattgaatccagcgaagacagaagtcctttgtctgggtcggggcgctcgggaaggggaaatacctcttccagtcttcgacggggcgccgctgaaagcggcgcaccgggttaggagtctgggagttttactggagccttcattatcaatggaggcccagattgcagccaccgccaagtcagcctttttccatctaaggcgggcaaggcagttggctcccttcctagagcgccaagatctggcaacggtacttcacgcaacggtcacctcgagactggattactgtaatgccctctacatggggctgcctctgtaccgaacccggaagctgcagctgatgcagaatgcagcggctagactgttgctggggcttcctaaatgggagcacatacagcctggactgcgcgagctgcactggctgccagttacatatcgggttcgttacaaagtgctggtcattacctttaaagccctatatggtcgaggacctgtctaccttagggaccgtctctccccatatgaaccccagagagcactgaggtcagccggaaaaaacttgttgactactcccggaccgagagaggtgaagctgcaatgtacccgtaaccgggccttctcctctgtagccccgagcctatggaaccaacttccagaggaaatgcgggccctgcgggaccttgaacaattccgcagggccttctgactggctttcgctgacgaagaaagaaattgctaatgataaccgccatcctaaagaacagtattagcacttttatcagcttaattaactaattttaaacctaatcagaattttaatgcttaaatgtaattttgtgttttttgcttttttgtataattgaaatttgtatgatgttgtcagccgccctgagcctgcctcggcggggagggcgggatacaaataaaattatctatctatctttggAAAAACCCAAGAATGAAGATGCCAAAGAACGCTATGGAGATGAATCACAGAGGCAGGAGGGAAGCTATGCAGGTAAGAGGAGTCACACAGTTGTGGAAGGCATATAAACATCTCTCATGAAGGAGGCTTAAATGTACTTTTAAAGTGTACATTATTGTAGCCTTCAGTGTACAGCAGGAAGAAACCACTGAAATATTTAGAGTTCAGATACAAATTCAGGTGCAGATCAGATCCCTTTGTGTGGCTGTAATGGGATCTctttctttattccagcaggtgacaatcagaggaatgaggaggatgaggaacaGCATCCTCAATTGCCAGAGGAAGTGAAGAATGAAAACTTGGGAGGAAACTTCAGCAATCAAGTTCGGCccaagagggaggaaagaagccAGGTTGTCAAGAAGATGAGTAAAGCCATTCCTTGCCAAGGGGGGCATTTCCAAGAAGTCTTTCCCATGGTGAAGAAAACATACAAGTCCTTGGTGTCTGGAATGAACTTCCCAGATCAATCACAGTTAAAGGTCGATTTACAAATGCAGAGTAGAAAGAAGACCCAACAATGGCCGGAGTCTGGAAAGAACATGATTCACAGAGCAGAACTCCTTAGATGGGAAAAAACACATTCAGGAGAGAAACCTTATAGCTGCTCAGAGTGTGGCAAGAGATTCTCAGAGAAATCAGGCCTTATTCAACACCAAAGGATTTGCTCAGGACAGAAGCTAGTTATTAGGTCTGAGATAGGAATGGCATTCTCTGAAGGAGGAAAAGgtaatgtacattttccaaaacACAGTATAGTGAATGCAAATAAATTCTTTTGGTGCagaaagtacttcagatacagaTCACAATTCCTTGTGCACCAAAAAATCCacagaggggagaagccttttgaatgcttagagtgtaggaagagattcagttgcaatggcagtcttcaaaagcatctaaaAATCCACACtagagagaaaccttttgactgCTCTgcgtgtgggaagagatttaatgagagtggcactcttcaacagcatctaagaacacacacagtgaagaagccttttgaatgcttacagtgtgggaagagattcactcagagtggcattcttcagcagcatctaagaatccacacaggagagaagccttttgaatgcttattgtgtgggaagaaattcCGTTGGAGTGAtggtcttcaaaaacatctaagaactcTCACAGggcagaagccttttgaatgctcagtgtgtgggaaaagattcactcggagtggcactcttcaagaGCATCTAAGAAACCATGCTGGGGAGAAGCCtcttgaatgctcagtgtgtgggaagagattcagtcgcaaTAGcgatcttcaaaaacatctaagaacccacacaggggagaaaccctttgaatgtttagagtgtgggaagaaattcagtcgcagtggcaatcttcaagagcatctaagaacacacacaggggagacgccttttcaatgctcagaatgtgggaagagattcagtcgcagtTGCACTCTTCATAAACAtttaagaactcacacaggggacaagccttttaaatgctctgagtgtggaaagggattcagtcaGAGTGACTATCTTAaaaatcatctaagaacccatacaggggagaagctttttgaatgctccgagtgtgggaagagatttggtCGCAGTGGTACTCTTCAGAATCAtctaaaaacccacacaggggagaagccttttgaatgctccgagtgtgggaaaagattcagtcagcGCAGCcatcttcaaaatcatctaagaacccatacaggggagaagccttttgaatgctccgagtgtgggaagagatttggtCGCAGTGGTagtcttcaaaatcatctaaaaacccacacaggtgaaaagccttttgaatgctctgagtgtgggaagggattcagtcagagcagccatcttcaaaatcatctaagaacccatacaggagagaagctttttgaatgctccgagtgtgggaagagatttggtCGGAGTGGTACTCTTCAGAATCATCTAAAAACCCACACAAgtaaaaagccttttgaatgctccaaATGTGGGAAGGGATTCTGTCAGAGCAGCcatcttcaaaatcatctaagaaCCTACTCAGGGGAGAAGCCTCTTGAATGCTCCAAGAGTTCAAATAGATTCACTCAGAGTGACACTCTTCAAAATCCTCTGAGAACCCAAACAGGGGAGAATGCTTTTGAACACTCAGATGTAAAGAGCGATTCCATCAgtgtggcaatcttcaaaagtgTTGAAGAATCTACACAAATGGAAAGCAGGTAACTGCTTAGCCCAAAGTTGTGGAACTCTCTTTTTCTGCTGGgacatgtgtgccataaaatgttatGCTAGGTACTGAAGATAATAAATTTCAGaaaagacacaggcaaacccTGTTAACAATGtaattttttactcaaaatgggGCAAACCCAGTTAACACTAtaattttttactcaaaatgcaaacatgcttaaaacattatttCTGTAATTTAACTGTCATTGATAACTGAcctctcttgctctgaattattgcttcAAAATCTGGATTCAGTGtctgagctgcagctgagaaagtACTTTTGATTTATGGGCATTTATTAAAGAAAAGAGCTGTTCTCACACTGTCCAAAACATAGACAGAATTTTAGAAGCGGAAGCCTTAAGCATGCTTATGTATTCTATCACCCCTCAGCATCATCGGTCATTGCAGAAGAAATGCAGGGGAAGCAGCGCCAAGGCTTTCATGCCTCCCTTGTGAATAAGGAGGGGAGAAAGATTGGTGTGTTCATCCGAAAAGCCTACTCCTCTTCGGCCTTGAACTGGGGATTGCAAACTATCCACCATCAGGGAAGGCGTATCAGATCTTGCAGTAGGAGAAACTGGTACTTACCTGGACTTTCTTCCAGAAGACAAGAAACCCCTGGTCAGACTGGTGCAGGCAGAAGCCATCTGCCTGTCCAAGCAACGGATCAGTATGGGTAAGCACTCCGCTGAGAGCGGCTAAGGTGATGGCATTGGCCCTGGTGTTGGGCATCATGTTTGGCTCTGTTCTACCGCCATTCTGCCTGAAATGAGACAGAGGGTGGGAGACttagattaagaagaagaagatattggatttatatcccgccctccactccaaatttcagagtttcagagcggctcacaatctcctttaccttcctccccacaacagatactctgggaggtgggtggggctgagagggctctcacagcagctggcctttcaaggacaac includes these proteins:
- the LOC132571948 gene encoding gastrula zinc finger protein XlCGF8.2DB-like, with the protein product MAFSEGGKEHLRNHAGEKPLECSVCGKRFSRNSDLQKHLRTHTGEKPFECLECGKKFSRSGNLQEHLRTHTGETPFQCSECGKRFSRSCTLHKHLRTHTGDKPFKCSECGKGFSQSDYLKNHLRTHTGEKLFECSECGKRFGRSGTLQNHLKTHTGEKPFECSECGKRFSQRSHLQNHLRTHTGEKPFECSECGKRFGRSGSLQNHLKTHTGEKPFECSECGKGFSQSSHLQNHLRTHTGEKLFECSECGKRFGRSGTLQNHLKTHTSKKPFECSKCGKGFCQSSHLQNHLRTYSGEKPLECSKSSNRFTQSDTLQNPLRTQTGENAFEHSDVKSDSISVAIFKSVEESTQMESR